A single region of the Streptomyces sp. NBC_01262 genome encodes:
- a CDS encoding serine hydrolase domain-containing protein: MVDVHGTVEDGFEPVREAFARNFSARGERGAAVALYRDGRKVVDLWAGLADPEGTGEWAQDTAQVVRSATKGVAAACLLLLHQRGQLDLDATVGTYWPEFKAHGKERVTVRDALAHRAAVPALDTPLTPAQAMDGVSGPRALAAQAPWWEPGPAGGHGYHAMTYSWLVGELVLRATGRSIGRYVDQEIARPLGLDLWVGLPPEQAPRVGRLAPVEPPPAPDGHGLKARPKRAVSEAYADPESLTRRAFGAIAPAPDENDPAYRAAELPASAGIATARSLARFYAALLGDVEGGGRKLFAPATLTAARTLESDGPDRVLIVNTRFGLGYMLHGPASPFLAPGSFGHPGRGGSLAFADPEAGIGFGYVTNGMQRNVTADPRAQALVRAVRACV; encoded by the coding sequence ATGGTGGACGTCCACGGAACGGTGGAGGACGGCTTCGAGCCGGTCAGGGAGGCATTCGCGCGCAACTTCTCGGCGCGGGGCGAGCGGGGCGCGGCGGTGGCCCTGTACCGGGACGGCCGCAAGGTGGTGGACCTGTGGGCGGGGCTGGCGGACCCGGAGGGCACCGGGGAATGGGCCCAGGACACCGCCCAGGTCGTGCGTTCCGCGACGAAGGGCGTGGCGGCGGCGTGCCTGCTGCTCCTGCACCAGCGCGGGCAGCTCGATCTGGACGCCACGGTCGGCACGTACTGGCCCGAGTTCAAGGCGCACGGCAAGGAGCGGGTCACCGTACGCGACGCGCTCGCGCACCGCGCCGCCGTACCGGCCCTGGACACTCCGCTGACCCCGGCGCAGGCGATGGACGGGGTGAGCGGGCCGCGCGCGCTGGCCGCACAGGCCCCGTGGTGGGAGCCGGGCCCGGCGGGCGGGCACGGCTACCACGCCATGACGTACAGCTGGCTGGTCGGCGAGCTCGTGCTGCGGGCGACCGGGCGCAGCATCGGCCGCTACGTCGATCAGGAGATCGCCCGCCCGCTGGGCCTGGACCTGTGGGTCGGCCTGCCGCCGGAGCAGGCGCCGCGCGTCGGCCGCCTCGCCCCGGTCGAGCCGCCGCCCGCGCCGGATGGCCACGGGCTCAAGGCCCGCCCCAAGCGGGCCGTCTCCGAGGCGTACGCGGACCCCGAATCCCTCACCCGGCGCGCCTTCGGGGCCATCGCGCCCGCCCCCGACGAGAACGACCCCGCCTACCGCGCCGCCGAGCTCCCCGCCTCCGCCGGCATCGCCACCGCCCGCTCCCTCGCCCGCTTCTACGCCGCCCTGCTCGGTGATGTCGAGGGCGGCGGCCGCAAGCTCTTCGCCCCCGCCACCCTCACCGCCGCCCGCACCCTCGAATCCGACGGCCCGGACCGCGTCCTGATCGTCAACACCCGCTTCGGCCTCGGCTACATGCTCCACGGCCCCGCCTCGCCCTTCCTCGCCCCCGGCTCCTTCGGCCACCCCGGCCGCGGCGGCTCGCTGGCCTTCGCCGACCCGGAGGCGGGCATCGGCTTCGGATACGTCACCAACGGCATGCAGCGCAATGTCACGGCGGATCCCCGGGCCCAGGCGCTGGTGCGGGCGGTGCGGGCCTGTGTCTGA
- a CDS encoding MerR family transcriptional regulator, giving the protein MATEYRMEELAAAAGIPLRTVRFYRERKLLPPPRREGRIAWYDEHHLARLRTITGLLARGHTLGGIAQLLAAAESGRDVAEVLGLDAALATPWSEESPVRLTPEAMADYFADQATADNLATALDIGYLAVDGDDLVHISRRLLEASSALVREGIPLADVLASGRAMRTRLDSLAALFIDLARAHVLPDTDLGEAIARLRPLVRDIVEAELALAMDRALREELDRA; this is encoded by the coding sequence GTGGCAACGGAATACCGCATGGAGGAACTCGCGGCGGCGGCCGGCATCCCGCTGCGCACCGTCCGCTTCTACCGCGAGCGCAAGCTCCTCCCCCCGCCGCGCCGCGAAGGCCGCATCGCCTGGTACGACGAGCACCACCTCGCGCGGCTGCGCACCATCACCGGCCTCCTCGCCCGCGGCCACACCCTCGGCGGCATCGCCCAGCTCCTCGCCGCCGCCGAGAGCGGCCGCGACGTCGCCGAGGTCCTCGGCCTCGACGCCGCTCTGGCCACCCCCTGGTCCGAGGAGAGCCCCGTCCGCCTCACCCCGGAGGCAATGGCCGACTACTTCGCCGACCAGGCCACCGCCGACAACCTCGCCACCGCCCTCGACATCGGCTACCTCGCCGTCGACGGCGACGACCTCGTCCACATCTCCCGCCGCCTCCTCGAAGCGTCCTCCGCCCTCGTCCGCGAAGGCATCCCCCTCGCCGACGTCCTCGCCTCCGGCCGCGCCATGCGCACCCGCCTCGACTCCCTCGCCGCCCTCTTCATCGACCTCGCCCGCGCGCATGTCCTTCCGGACACCGACCTCGGCGAGGCCATCGCCCGCCTGCGCCCCCTGGTCCGCGACATCGTCGAGGCGGAGTTGGCGCTGGCCATGGACCGCGCGCTGCGCGAGGAGCTGGACCGGGCGTAG
- a CDS encoding alpha/beta fold hydrolase: MTTYELPEARRTDFVRSADGTRINVEEYGPQGAPTVVLIHGWTCRTLFWAPLIHELGGEFRVVVYDQRGHGRSETPGPGGYGTEALADDLTAVLDAFLGDDERAVLVGHSMGGMTAMAAGDRPAIQARTAALLLASTGSGRLLAETAVLPPRVKSERLRRAFHRFLLVSTAPLGPSTPLTRAALKYGVLAAGTTPEQVAFTARIVHACGRRARARWGRVLAELNLDAGIAAIGAPTAVLVGTADKLTPPVHAHGMAARLSNFAGLTELPGLGHMTPIEDPAAVAVVVRSLVREHLAGARSAEEETTA, translated from the coding sequence ATGACCACCTACGAACTTCCCGAGGCGCGGCGTACGGACTTCGTACGCTCGGCGGACGGCACGCGGATCAACGTCGAGGAGTACGGGCCCCAGGGCGCTCCCACGGTCGTCCTGATCCACGGCTGGACCTGCCGGACGCTCTTCTGGGCCCCGCTCATCCACGAACTGGGCGGAGAGTTCCGCGTCGTGGTCTACGACCAGCGCGGCCACGGCCGCAGCGAGACCCCCGGGCCCGGCGGCTACGGCACGGAGGCGCTGGCCGACGACCTCACCGCCGTGCTCGACGCCTTCCTGGGCGACGACGAGCGGGCGGTCCTGGTCGGCCACTCCATGGGCGGCATGACCGCGATGGCCGCCGGCGACCGCCCCGCGATCCAGGCCCGCACCGCCGCCCTCCTGCTGGCCAGCACCGGCAGCGGACGGCTCCTCGCGGAAACGGCCGTCCTGCCGCCGCGAGTGAAGTCCGAGCGCCTGCGGCGGGCCTTCCACCGCTTCCTGCTGGTGTCCACGGCGCCCCTGGGCCCGTCCACCCCGCTCACCCGCGCCGCACTCAAGTACGGCGTCCTGGCGGCGGGTACGACACCCGAGCAGGTCGCCTTCACCGCCCGCATCGTCCACGCCTGCGGCCGCCGCGCCCGCGCCCGCTGGGGCCGGGTGCTCGCCGAGCTCAACCTCGACGCCGGCATCGCCGCCATCGGCGCCCCCACGGCCGTCCTCGTCGGCACCGCCGACAAGCTCACCCCGCCCGTCCACGCCCACGGCATGGCGGCCCGCCTGAGCAACTTCGCCGGGCTCACCGAACTGCCCGGCCTCGGCCACATGACCCCGATCGAGGATCCCGCCGCCGTCGCGGTCGTCGTACGGTCGCTGGTGCGCGAGCACCTCGCGGGTGCCCGGTCCGCCGAAGAGGAGACCACCGCATGA
- a CDS encoding SDR family NAD(P)-dependent oxidoreductase — MSEPRLSEPRPSGPRQGARFDGYAVLITGAGQGIGAATARRFAAEGAGVLVTDRESGRAQAVAYAIREAGGSAEALACDVTDRAAVEAAVAYAAGRFGRLDVLVNNACACHPDTPLFEEQPDDEWYEDIEVTLTGAMRCARAAMPHLAAAGGRGSVVNIGSVNGEINFGNHAYSAAKAGLASLTRTLAGHAARRGVRVNLVAPGTIRTPAWAGREADLDRLGPAYPLGRVGEPEDVAGAVTFLASADAAWITGITLPVDGGILNSSHVFRQTLEGGDSTAKP, encoded by the coding sequence GTGTCTGAACCCCGGCTGTCCGAACCCCGGCCGTCCGGACCCCGGCAGGGCGCCCGCTTCGACGGCTACGCAGTCCTCATCACCGGCGCCGGCCAGGGCATCGGCGCCGCCACGGCCCGCCGTTTCGCCGCGGAGGGCGCCGGGGTCCTGGTCACCGACCGGGAGTCCGGCCGCGCGCAGGCGGTGGCGTACGCGATCCGGGAGGCGGGCGGCAGCGCCGAGGCGCTGGCCTGCGACGTGACGGACCGCGCGGCGGTGGAGGCGGCGGTGGCGTACGCGGCCGGGCGCTTCGGCCGGCTCGATGTGCTGGTGAACAACGCCTGCGCGTGCCACCCGGACACACCTCTGTTCGAGGAGCAGCCGGACGACGAGTGGTACGAGGACATCGAGGTGACGCTGACCGGGGCGATGCGGTGCGCGCGGGCGGCGATGCCGCACCTGGCGGCGGCCGGCGGCCGGGGCTCGGTCGTCAACATCGGGTCGGTGAACGGGGAGATCAACTTCGGCAATCACGCGTACAGCGCGGCGAAGGCCGGCCTGGCGAGCCTGACCCGCACCCTCGCCGGGCATGCGGCGCGGCGCGGGGTGCGGGTGAACCTGGTCGCACCGGGCACGATCCGCACCCCGGCGTGGGCAGGCCGGGAGGCGGACCTGGACCGGCTGGGGCCCGCGTATCCGCTGGGGCGGGTCGGGGAGCCGGAGGATGTGGCGGGGGCGGTGACCTTTCTGGCGTCGGCGGACGCCGCGTGGATCACGGGCATCACGCTGCCGGTGGACGGCGGGATCCTGAACAGCAGCCACGTCTTCCGTCAGACGCTGGAGGGCGGGGACAGCACGGCCAAGCCGTAG
- a CDS encoding flavin-containing monooxygenase yields MPVIAGAVGAEAAVTEHVRVAVIGSGFGGLGAAVRLRREGVTDFVVLERAGSVGGTWRDNDYPGCACDVPSHLYSFSFAPNAAWPRAFSGQPHIRAYLERVTDAFGLRPHLRFDTELLQASWDDERRLWRLRTSQGELTADLVVSATGPLSDPKLPDIPGLDGFPGAVFHSSRWDHDLDLKGKRVAVVGTGASAIQIVPAIQPEVKSLTVVQRTPPWVMPRVDRGINKAEQWLHEQIPATAKARRGLLWLLREFQVGAFVKRPRLLKAAEQLAKSNMRRSIKDPALRRQLTPDYTIGCKRILLSNTYYPALAQPNTELVASALKEVRGSTIVMADGTEREVDVIVFGTGFHVTDMPIGDRVVGANGLTLAEHWKDGMAALRGCSVDGFPNLLLIIGPNTGLGNSSMILMIESSLNYVAAYLKALDDTGGVALDATAEAVRSWNTEMQRRMSRTVWTTGGCESWYLDSEGRNTTAWPGTTAEFRRATRRLKLEEYDVLQGATTS; encoded by the coding sequence ATGCCAGTGATTGCTGGCGCGGTTGGAGCGGAGGCGGCAGTGACCGAACACGTGCGGGTGGCGGTGATCGGATCGGGGTTCGGCGGCCTCGGCGCAGCCGTGCGGCTGCGCCGCGAGGGCGTCACGGACTTCGTGGTGCTGGAGCGGGCCGGCTCGGTCGGCGGGACGTGGCGGGACAACGACTATCCCGGCTGCGCGTGCGATGTTCCGTCCCATCTCTACTCGTTCTCCTTCGCGCCCAACGCGGCCTGGCCGCGCGCCTTCTCCGGCCAGCCGCACATCCGGGCGTACCTGGAGCGGGTCACCGACGCCTTCGGGCTGCGCCCGCACCTGCGCTTCGACACCGAGCTGCTGCAGGCGAGCTGGGACGACGAGCGGCGGCTGTGGCGGCTGCGTACGTCCCAGGGCGAGCTGACCGCCGACCTCGTGGTCTCCGCCACCGGCCCGCTGTCGGACCCCAAGCTGCCGGACATCCCGGGGCTGGACGGCTTCCCAGGGGCGGTGTTCCACAGCTCCCGCTGGGACCACGACCTCGACCTCAAGGGCAAGCGGGTCGCGGTCGTCGGCACGGGCGCCTCCGCGATCCAGATCGTGCCGGCCATCCAGCCGGAGGTGAAGTCGCTGACCGTCGTGCAGCGCACGCCGCCGTGGGTGATGCCGCGCGTGGACCGGGGCATCAACAAGGCCGAGCAGTGGCTGCACGAACAGATCCCGGCGACCGCGAAGGCCCGGCGCGGACTGCTGTGGCTGCTGCGGGAGTTCCAGGTCGGGGCGTTCGTCAAGCGCCCGCGCCTGCTGAAGGCGGCCGAGCAGCTCGCGAAGAGCAACATGCGAAGGTCGATCAAGGACCCCGCGCTGCGCAGGCAGCTCACGCCCGACTACACCATCGGCTGCAAGCGGATCCTGCTCTCCAACACCTACTATCCGGCGCTCGCCCAGCCCAACACCGAACTCGTCGCCTCCGCCCTCAAGGAGGTGCGCGGCTCGACGATCGTCATGGCCGACGGCACCGAACGCGAGGTCGACGTGATCGTCTTCGGGACCGGATTCCACGTCACCGACATGCCGATCGGCGACCGCGTCGTCGGCGCGAACGGGCTGACGCTGGCCGAGCACTGGAAGGACGGCATGGCCGCGCTGCGCGGCTGCTCGGTCGACGGCTTCCCGAATCTGCTGCTGATCATCGGCCCCAACACCGGGCTCGGCAACAGCTCGATGATTCTGATGATCGAGTCCTCGCTCAACTACGTCGCCGCGTATCTGAAGGCCCTGGACGACACCGGCGGCGTCGCGCTCGACGCCACGGCTGAGGCGGTGCGCTCCTGGAACACCGAGATGCAGCGCCGGATGTCCCGGACGGTGTGGACCACCGGCGGCTGCGAGAGCTGGTACCTGGACTCGGAGGGCCGCAACACCACGGCCTGGCCGGGCACGACAGCCGAATTCCGGCGCGCGACGCGACGGCTGAAACTGGAGGAGTACGACGTGCTGCAGGGAGCCACGACCTCATGA
- a CDS encoding SDR family oxidoreductase → MSASLQGHVVVVTGAARGVGALLARKLAARGARLALVGLEPDELKAVAEGIGPEAAFWVADVTDHDTMARVAGEVTERFGRVDAVVANAGVATGGPFLDSDPAAFDRVVQVNLMGSVTTARAFLPALLESRGYLLQIASLAAIAPAPMMTAYCASKAGVEAFAHCLRAEVGHLGVKVGVGYLSWTDTDMVRGADEDDVMREARAKLPWPANRTYPLDPAVERIALGVERRSAHVYAQWWLRGMQSVRGYLPGLIGGAIGQREMRRLAPRIAAAGGMRRGLVGRGGEADERFSPPGV, encoded by the coding sequence ATGAGCGCTTCACTGCAAGGGCACGTCGTGGTCGTCACCGGCGCCGCCCGGGGCGTCGGAGCCCTGCTCGCCCGCAAACTCGCCGCGCGCGGGGCCCGGCTGGCGCTGGTCGGCCTTGAGCCCGACGAACTGAAGGCGGTCGCCGAGGGCATCGGACCCGAGGCCGCCTTCTGGGTGGCCGACGTCACGGATCACGACACCATGGCGCGGGTCGCCGGTGAGGTGACCGAGCGCTTCGGCCGGGTGGACGCCGTCGTCGCCAACGCGGGTGTCGCGACGGGCGGTCCCTTTCTGGACTCGGACCCCGCCGCCTTCGATCGCGTCGTCCAGGTGAATCTGATGGGGAGCGTCACGACGGCCCGGGCCTTTCTCCCGGCGCTCCTCGAATCGAGGGGCTACCTGCTCCAGATCGCCTCCCTGGCCGCGATCGCTCCGGCGCCCATGATGACCGCGTACTGCGCCAGCAAGGCGGGCGTCGAGGCCTTCGCCCACTGCTTGCGCGCCGAGGTCGGCCATCTCGGGGTCAAGGTCGGCGTCGGCTACCTGAGTTGGACCGACACCGACATGGTGCGCGGCGCCGACGAGGACGACGTGATGCGGGAGGCTCGCGCCAAGCTGCCCTGGCCCGCCAACCGCACGTATCCGCTCGACCCGGCCGTCGAGCGCATCGCGCTCGGCGTCGAGCGCCGCTCCGCCCACGTCTACGCCCAGTGGTGGCTGCGCGGCATGCAGTCCGTACGCGGCTACCTGCCCGGGCTCATCGGCGGGGCCATCGGCCAGCGCGAGATGCGGCGGCTCGCCCCGCGCATCGCCGCCGCGGGCGGCATGCGGCGCGGCCTTGTAGGCCGCGGCGGCGAAGCGGACGAGCGATTCAGCCCGCCCGGCGTTTGA
- a CDS encoding S41 family peptidase, translated as MSEDGAYLRFPHVHGDLLCFAAEDDIWVAPLAAPGDAPARAWRVTADRTRVGHPRFSPDGASIAFTTWRSLDPEIHLAPVDGGPARRLTYWGSFDTRVRGWTPDGRILAVSSHGQPFSYFSWAYNLPVDGSPGSRLPWGPVSDIAVHDTDDGEHRTLLLTGTPPHEPSAWKRYRGGATGRLWLHGTRLVPDLGGHLESPMFVGGRIAFLSDHEGVGNLYSVLPDGSDLRRHTDHADFYARSAATDGSRVVYQCAGGLWLVDDLADPAAVPRRLDVRLGGPRAGRRPYQVPAASHLDSLACDRTGRASAVCVRGSLYWLTHRDGPARTIADEPGARVRLPEMLGETGRIAFVTDADGEDAIEIADLPGRPAAASAPARRFAAGRLGRVQELVSSPDGETLAVASNDGRLLLVDVAVEDGSGTVVELARSENGPVRDLAFSPDSAWLAWSHPVIGRSLRQIRIAKLTEERIVIEVTNGRFEDEQPVFTRDGRYLAFLSWRGFDPVYDVHTGDLSFPLGCRPYLVPLNSATPSPFALPVEGRPPTGGLDPVDTGSGAVAVEAEGLPSRVTPFPVPASKYSSLEPVRGGLVWQRWPISGALGETFVNPTDPSARPSLEYFDLAKSKRTELIHHMDWYRVSGDGSRLVVYDEGDLTAIPATELGDLDSTVYIDMRRILHDADPAAEWRQAFDEAGRIIRDYFWAPDMCGIDWPAVLDQYRPLVEHVASPDEFADLLREVLGELGTSHAYVSPARRNEGPPHYQRPIGLLGANFTHAQDGSWVVSRILPGESSDSKARSPLAGTGIREGSALTHVDGRAIDPGTGPAPLLAAAGGTTVELTFASGEGGPPRRVAVVPLVDERPLRYQDWVAKRRDVVREMSDGRCGYLHIPDMGGSGWAQFNRDLRMEVALPALIVDVRGNAGGHISELVVEKLTRRILGWDHTRNAQPVSYASSAPRGPIVALCDEATSSDGDMITAAFRLLGVGPVVGTRTWGGVVGMTGRHTLGDGTVITVPMNAAWFDAYGWSVENYGVEPDIPSLRTPLDWAEGRHIEMDVAVRTALDLLAEHPASTPPGLSDRPDLRRPPLPPRG; from the coding sequence GTGAGCGAAGACGGCGCATATCTCCGGTTTCCGCATGTCCACGGCGATCTGCTGTGCTTCGCCGCGGAGGACGACATCTGGGTGGCCCCGCTGGCCGCCCCCGGCGACGCCCCCGCCCGCGCCTGGCGGGTCACCGCCGACCGCACCCGGGTCGGCCATCCGCGCTTCTCGCCGGACGGCGCGTCGATCGCGTTCACCACCTGGCGCAGCCTGGACCCGGAGATCCACCTCGCCCCGGTGGACGGCGGCCCGGCGCGGCGGCTCACCTACTGGGGCAGCTTCGACACGCGCGTACGCGGCTGGACGCCCGACGGCCGGATCCTCGCCGTCTCCTCGCACGGCCAGCCCTTCTCCTACTTCTCGTGGGCCTACAACCTCCCCGTCGACGGCAGCCCCGGCAGCCGCCTGCCGTGGGGACCGGTCTCCGACATCGCCGTCCACGACACCGACGACGGCGAGCACCGCACACTTCTCCTCACCGGCACCCCGCCGCACGAGCCGTCGGCCTGGAAGCGCTACCGGGGCGGGGCGACGGGACGGCTGTGGCTGCACGGCACGCGGCTGGTGCCGGACCTGGGCGGCCACCTGGAGTCCCCGATGTTCGTGGGCGGCCGGATCGCCTTCCTCTCCGACCACGAGGGCGTGGGCAATCTGTACTCGGTCCTGCCGGACGGCTCGGACCTGCGGCGCCACACCGACCACGCCGACTTCTACGCCCGCAGCGCCGCCACCGACGGCTCCCGCGTGGTCTACCAGTGCGCGGGCGGGCTCTGGCTCGTCGACGACCTCGCCGATCCCGCCGCCGTCCCCCGCCGGCTCGACGTACGCCTCGGCGGCCCCCGCGCCGGCCGCCGCCCGTACCAGGTCCCGGCCGCCTCGCACCTGGACTCGCTCGCCTGCGACCGTACGGGCCGGGCCAGCGCGGTCTGCGTACGCGGCAGCCTGTACTGGCTCACCCACCGCGACGGCCCGGCCCGCACCATCGCCGACGAGCCGGGGGCGCGGGTCCGGCTGCCCGAGATGCTCGGGGAGACCGGGCGGATCGCCTTCGTCACGGACGCCGACGGCGAGGACGCGATCGAGATCGCCGACCTGCCGGGCCGTCCGGCGGCGGCGTCGGCGCCCGCGCGGCGCTTCGCGGCCGGGCGGCTCGGCCGCGTACAGGAGCTGGTGTCGTCACCGGACGGGGAGACGCTCGCGGTGGCGTCGAACGACGGGCGGCTGCTGCTGGTGGACGTGGCCGTCGAGGACGGCAGCGGCACGGTCGTCGAGCTGGCCCGCTCGGAGAACGGACCGGTGCGGGATCTGGCCTTCTCCCCCGACTCGGCGTGGCTGGCCTGGTCGCATCCGGTCATCGGGCGGAGCCTGCGCCAGATCAGGATCGCCAAGCTCACGGAGGAACGGATCGTCATCGAGGTCACCAACGGCCGCTTCGAGGACGAGCAGCCCGTCTTCACCCGCGACGGCCGCTACCTCGCCTTCCTGTCCTGGCGCGGCTTCGACCCGGTCTACGACGTCCACACCGGCGACCTGTCCTTCCCCCTCGGCTGCCGTCCCTACCTCGTCCCCCTCAACTCCGCGACCCCGTCCCCCTTCGCCCTGCCCGTCGAGGGCCGCCCGCCCACCGGCGGCCTGGACCCCGTCGACACCGGCAGCGGCGCGGTCGCGGTGGAGGCGGAGGGCCTGCCGAGCCGGGTGACCCCGTTCCCCGTCCCCGCCTCGAAGTACAGCTCGCTGGAACCCGTACGCGGCGGCCTGGTCTGGCAGCGCTGGCCGATCTCCGGCGCGCTGGGCGAGACCTTCGTCAACCCGACCGACCCCTCGGCCCGCCCCAGCCTCGAATACTTCGACCTCGCCAAGTCCAAGCGCACCGAGCTGATCCACCACATGGACTGGTACCGCGTCAGCGGCGACGGCTCCCGCCTGGTCGTCTACGACGAGGGCGACCTGACCGCCATCCCCGCCACCGAGCTGGGCGACCTGGACTCCACCGTCTACATCGACATGCGGCGCATCCTCCACGACGCCGACCCGGCGGCGGAATGGCGCCAGGCCTTCGACGAGGCCGGGCGCATCATCCGCGACTACTTCTGGGCCCCCGACATGTGCGGCATCGACTGGCCCGCCGTCCTGGACCAGTACCGACCGCTGGTCGAACACGTCGCCTCCCCGGACGAGTTCGCCGATCTGCTGCGCGAGGTGCTCGGCGAGCTGGGCACCTCCCACGCGTACGTATCGCCCGCGCGCCGCAACGAGGGCCCGCCCCACTACCAGCGCCCCATCGGCCTGCTCGGCGCCAACTTCACGCATGCGCAGGACGGTTCGTGGGTCGTCTCGCGCATCCTGCCCGGCGAGTCCTCCGACTCCAAGGCCCGCTCCCCGCTCGCCGGCACCGGCATCCGCGAGGGCTCCGCCCTCACCCACGTGGACGGCCGCGCCATCGACCCCGGCACCGGACCGGCCCCCCTCCTGGCCGCCGCCGGCGGCACGACGGTGGAGCTGACCTTCGCCTCAGGGGAAGGCGGCCCGCCGCGCCGGGTCGCCGTCGTCCCCCTCGTCGACGAACGGCCGCTGCGCTACCAGGACTGGGTCGCCAAACGCCGCGACGTCGTACGGGAGATGAGCGACGGCCGCTGCGGCTACCTGCACATCCCCGACATGGGCGGCTCCGGCTGGGCCCAGTTCAACCGCGACCTGCGGATGGAAGTCGCCCTTCCCGCCCTGATCGTGGACGTACGCGGCAACGCCGGCGGCCACATCAGCGAGCTCGTCGTCGAGAAGCTCACCCGCCGGATCCTCGGCTGGGACCACACGCGAAACGCCCAGCCCGTCTCCTACGCGAGCAGCGCACCGCGCGGCCCGATCGTCGCCCTCTGCGACGAAGCCACCTCCAGCGACGGCGACATGATCACCGCCGCCTTCCGGCTCCTCGGTGTCGGGCCGGTCGTCGGCACCCGCACCTGGGGCGGCGTCGTCGGCATGACCGGCCGCCACACGCTCGGCGACGGCACGGTCATCACAGTGCCGATGAACGCGGCCTGGTTCGACGCCTACGGCTGGTCCGTCGAGAACTACGGCGTCGAGCCCGACATCCCCTCCCTGCGCACGCCGCTGGACTGGGCCGAGGGCCGTCACATCGAGATGGACGTCGCCGTGCGCACGGCGCTCGACCTGCTCGCCGAGCACCCCGCCTCCACCCCGCCCGGCCTCTCCGACCGCCCCGACCTCCGCCGCCCCCCACTCCCGCCGCGCGGCTGA